A stretch of the Candidatus Krumholzibacteriota bacterium genome encodes the following:
- a CDS encoding NADP-dependent malic enzyme produces MASKMTKEELLAKAQQPAADAMRLHPFYKGKLGVMPKCCIRNIDDFAIWYTPGVAKPCLDIRDNPETVFQHTNKGNMIAVISDGTRVLGLGDIGPEAAIPVMEGKAILFKYLGGVDCVQICLDTKDPDVFIETAKLLQPSFGGFNLEDIAQPKCFRILDTLRKECRIPVWHDDQQGTAAVTVAGLINAVKIVGKEMSEVKVAMLGAGAANICIAKMIILAGVTAENITMVDSKGIIHKGREKELSTIYKEKWEMAQITNGDNLTGDAPEAIKNADVLIALSKVGPDTVKPEWIKSMADDSIVFVCANPIPEIYPWDAKEAGARIVATGRSDFPNQVNNSLGFPGIFRGTLDVMAKTITDEMCVAAARELAKTAEDIGMHEDFLLPTMDNWEVYPREAAAVGRMAIEQGIARLDFTYEELKAKAEKTIKHARESFQSLQDNGFIEMP; encoded by the coding sequence ATGGCTTCAAAGATGACCAAGGAAGAACTTCTGGCCAAGGCGCAGCAACCTGCTGCCGACGCGATGAGACTGCACCCTTTCTACAAGGGCAAACTTGGCGTCATGCCCAAATGCTGCATACGCAACATCGATGATTTCGCGATCTGGTATACTCCAGGGGTCGCCAAGCCCTGTCTCGACATCAGGGATAATCCGGAGACAGTCTTCCAGCACACGAACAAGGGTAATATGATCGCGGTAATATCAGATGGGACAAGAGTACTCGGCCTCGGGGATATAGGGCCGGAAGCGGCGATACCGGTGATGGAAGGAAAAGCGATACTTTTCAAATATCTCGGCGGCGTCGATTGTGTCCAGATCTGTCTCGATACCAAGGATCCTGACGTCTTTATCGAAACAGCAAAACTTCTTCAGCCATCTTTCGGTGGTTTCAACCTTGAGGATATCGCGCAGCCCAAATGTTTCCGCATCCTTGATACGCTCAGGAAGGAATGCCGCATACCGGTGTGGCACGACGATCAGCAGGGAACCGCCGCGGTGACTGTGGCGGGCCTGATCAACGCGGTAAAGATCGTGGGCAAGGAGATGTCGGAAGTCAAGGTTGCGATGCTGGGCGCGGGAGCGGCCAACATCTGTATCGCGAAAATGATCATCCTGGCGGGAGTGACAGCGGAAAATATCACGATGGTCGACAGCAAGGGGATCATCCACAAGGGCAGGGAAAAAGAGTTGAGTACGATTTACAAGGAAAAATGGGAAATGGCCCAGATAACCAACGGCGATAACCTGACCGGGGATGCTCCGGAAGCGATAAAGAACGCCGATGTACTGATCGCCCTGTCAAAAGTCGGTCCGGATACGGTAAAACCTGAATGGATCAAATCGATGGCGGACGACTCTATAGTATTCGTTTGCGCCAATCCCATTCCCGAGATATATCCGTGGGATGCCAAGGAAGCGGGCGCCAGGATCGTGGCCACGGGCAGAAGCGATTTTCCGAACCAGGTCAACAATTCGCTTGGATTCCCCGGCATCTTCAGGGGCACTCTCGATGTGATGGCGAAGACGATCACTGATGAGATGTGTGTCGCCGCCGCCAGGGAACTGGCAAAAACAGCGGAAGATATAGGAATGCATGAAGATTTCCTTCTTCCCACGATGGATAACTGGGAAGTCTACCCGCGTGAAGCTGCCGCCGTCGGCAGGATGGCGATAGAACAGGGTATCGCCAGACTCGATTTCACTTATGAAGAATTGAAGGCAAAGGCGGAAAAGACGATAAAACACGCGAGAGAATCGTTTCAGAGCCTTCAGGATAATGGATTTATCGAAATGCCTTAA
- a CDS encoding M20/M25/M40 family metallo-hydrolase, whose amino-acid sequence MSKKFAAGIYLVLLLVIPGCRSGERISAGADSGEEAGQVITHRIAVILEPSENYIRVEDMITIPAQAAERPVSFLLAEDMEIISHDPHVEITAAGGRQRPTDPGMDREYDNENPPIILNRYNLDHVGTGTRRYSFKLEYHGKIFYPVEDSAEEYARSFGQSPGIISGEGVYLGGSTCWVPSFGDKMVRFHMTVDLPEGWDAVSQGKRSIPIQPHGRRIVEWDSNEPMEEIFLVAAEFTEYSSSGGPVEFNAFLRRPDEALAFRYIETTSRYLEMYEALVGPYPFAKFALVENFWETGYGMPSFTLLGEKVIRFPFILHSSYPHELLHNWWGNSVYVDFRSGNWCEGLTTYLADHLIKEQRGEGAQYRQSALERFTAHVNGENDFPLTEFHSRSDAATEAVGYGKSMMIWNMLRDKVGDRLFVEGLKRFYAENRFRRASFTDIRKSFEEVAGIGLEGFFSQWVERKGAPQLDLSLCEAVIEEGRNKIRFEIEQVQAEDPFELDIPVAIEFADTVEIIKVRMNERREEYRIEFDQRPLSVHVDPYFNIMRRLHPNESPPSLSTIFGARAVLIILPSGSEGETGGKYRILAEKWARDQARDIKIVDSGETGPLPSDRAVWIFGEENRYMSIIDEGMRLYGSEITENKVSFGPEEIEREGNSFAVAVRHPLDPGSVAVWLSIGDEKAVDGLSRKLPHYGKYSYLAFSGSEPENQVKGRWGVVDSPLFQFTDENSRQEHPVRIEPAKRAPLTELPPSFSEQRMMDDLNCLADARMEGRGLGTRGIEAAARYIADSFSSAGLEPGADDHSFYQLWEGSTGPGSEKGELRNIIGVIPGVDEEKSGEAVLICAHYDHLGKGWPDCRKGNAGKIHYGADDNASGVAVMLELARYFNLYARPPRTLVFAAFTAEEDKLRGSGYFVKNYRSYPPEKIIGVINLDTVGRLFGKKVRILDSSSAREWMHIFLGAGYVTGAGVEIVRERLDSSDQGSFIEAGVPAVQLFSGVHSDYHTPEDTPDRIDPRGMVSVASLAREAVVFLAGTDERLHFTGDSGGSDHEGERKAGRRTASTGSMPDFAFSGKGVRIAAVTAGSAAEIAGLREGDIITSVAGVEVKGVKEYSDKLKNLQPGDAVEFVVTRGTEKIVVTIILQER is encoded by the coding sequence GTGTCTAAAAAATTCGCAGCGGGGATTTATCTTGTTTTGCTGCTTGTCATTCCCGGTTGCCGTTCGGGAGAGCGTATATCTGCCGGGGCCGATTCCGGAGAGGAAGCAGGCCAAGTCATAACGCACCGGATAGCGGTCATTCTCGAACCATCCGAAAACTACATCAGAGTCGAAGACATGATAACTATCCCCGCTCAGGCAGCCGAACGCCCGGTCAGTTTCTTACTCGCCGAAGATATGGAGATAATATCACACGATCCACATGTGGAGATCACGGCCGCGGGCGGGAGGCAACGTCCGACAGACCCGGGTATGGACAGGGAATATGATAACGAAAATCCACCGATCATCCTGAATAGGTATAATCTCGACCATGTCGGGACAGGTACGCGGCGATATTCATTTAAACTTGAATATCATGGGAAGATATTCTACCCGGTAGAAGATTCGGCAGAAGAGTACGCGAGGTCTTTCGGCCAGTCTCCGGGAATAATCTCCGGGGAAGGAGTATATCTGGGAGGTTCTACCTGCTGGGTGCCATCTTTCGGTGATAAGATGGTCCGGTTCCACATGACTGTGGATCTTCCCGAAGGATGGGACGCGGTCAGCCAGGGTAAAAGGAGTATCCCGATTCAGCCGCATGGGCGCAGAATCGTCGAATGGGATTCCAACGAGCCGATGGAGGAAATATTTCTTGTCGCCGCGGAATTCACCGAGTACAGCTCATCGGGCGGACCGGTAGAATTCAACGCTTTTCTGAGAAGACCGGATGAAGCTCTTGCCTTCAGGTATATCGAGACTACCTCTCGATATCTTGAGATGTACGAGGCCCTGGTCGGACCATATCCGTTCGCAAAATTCGCCCTTGTGGAAAATTTCTGGGAGACGGGATACGGGATGCCTTCCTTCACTCTTCTAGGCGAGAAAGTCATAAGGTTCCCTTTCATCCTGCATTCATCCTATCCGCATGAACTTCTTCACAACTGGTGGGGGAACAGCGTCTATGTCGATTTCAGAAGTGGTAACTGGTGCGAGGGGCTTACCACGTATCTGGCTGATCACCTGATAAAGGAACAGAGGGGAGAAGGGGCGCAGTACAGGCAATCGGCGCTTGAGCGGTTCACCGCGCACGTAAACGGAGAAAACGATTTTCCACTCACCGAATTCCATTCACGCAGTGATGCCGCGACCGAGGCGGTGGGATATGGCAAATCGATGATGATATGGAATATGCTTAGGGACAAGGTAGGGGACAGGCTATTTGTGGAAGGATTAAAACGATTCTACGCGGAAAACAGATTCAGGAGAGCTTCCTTTACCGATATTCGAAAGTCGTTCGAAGAAGTGGCCGGGATCGGTCTGGAAGGATTCTTTTCGCAATGGGTAGAAAGAAAGGGCGCGCCGCAACTGGATCTTTCGCTGTGCGAAGCGGTGATTGAGGAAGGAAGGAACAAGATCCGTTTCGAGATCGAACAGGTTCAGGCCGAAGATCCTTTTGAACTCGATATTCCGGTCGCGATAGAGTTTGCTGATACCGTGGAGATCATAAAGGTCAGGATGAATGAGAGGAGAGAAGAATACAGGATAGAATTTGATCAAAGACCGCTGTCAGTCCATGTAGATCCATATTTCAACATCATGCGCAGGCTTCATCCAAACGAATCTCCTCCCTCGCTTTCTACGATATTCGGCGCCCGGGCCGTTCTTATAATCCTTCCTTCCGGCAGCGAAGGTGAGACGGGTGGGAAGTACAGAATACTGGCCGAGAAATGGGCGCGGGATCAGGCAAGGGATATAAAGATAGTCGACAGTGGTGAGACAGGCCCCTTGCCCTCTGACAGAGCCGTCTGGATCTTTGGAGAAGAAAACAGATACATGTCGATAATAGACGAAGGGATGAGACTCTACGGCAGCGAGATCACCGAAAACAAGGTCTCTTTCGGCCCGGAGGAGATAGAGAGAGAGGGCAACAGTTTTGCAGTTGCAGTGAGGCATCCCCTTGATCCCGGATCGGTCGCGGTATGGCTTTCTATCGGAGATGAGAAAGCTGTCGACGGGCTGTCGAGAAAGCTGCCCCATTATGGCAAATACAGCTATCTGGCTTTCAGTGGTTCAGAACCGGAAAATCAGGTCAAGGGCCGCTGGGGCGTCGTCGATTCTCCACTTTTTCAATTTACAGATGAAAACAGTCGGCAGGAACACCCCGTGAGGATCGAACCCGCGAAACGTGCTCCTCTCACTGAACTGCCTCCGTCCTTTTCGGAGCAGAGGATGATGGATGATCTGAACTGTCTCGCTGACGCCAGGATGGAGGGAAGAGGGCTCGGTACCAGGGGTATAGAGGCTGCCGCCAGGTATATAGCTGACAGTTTCAGCAGCGCCGGACTCGAACCTGGAGCGGATGATCATTCGTTCTATCAGCTATGGGAAGGCTCGACGGGGCCAGGGTCGGAGAAAGGAGAACTCAGGAACATCATAGGGGTCATTCCCGGAGTCGATGAAGAAAAATCAGGGGAAGCGGTATTGATCTGCGCTCATTACGACCACCTCGGAAAAGGATGGCCTGACTGCAGGAAAGGTAACGCCGGAAAGATACATTACGGGGCTGACGACAACGCCAGCGGAGTCGCTGTAATGCTTGAACTGGCGAGATATTTCAATCTCTACGCGAGACCTCCACGTACCCTTGTCTTTGCCGCTTTTACAGCTGAAGAGGATAAACTGCGCGGGTCAGGATATTTTGTGAAAAACTACAGGAGTTACCCTCCTGAAAAAATCATCGGAGTGATAAACCTCGATACAGTCGGAAGGCTGTTCGGGAAAAAAGTCAGGATACTGGACAGCTCGAGCGCCAGGGAATGGATGCATATATTCCTCGGAGCCGGGTACGTGACCGGAGCTGGTGTCGAAATCGTAAGGGAAAGACTTGATTCAAGCGATCAGGGATCGTTCATAGAGGCTGGAGTCCCCGCGGTGCAGCTTTTTTCAGGAGTCCATTCCGATTATCACACGCCGGAAGATACGCCGGACAGGATAGATCCCCGGGGGATGGTCAGTGTCGCGTCTCTTGCGAGAGAGGCGGTGGTCTTTCTCGCCGGCACAGATGAAAGATTGCATTTTACCGGTGACTCCGGGGGATCCGATCATGAAGGTGAAAGGAAAGCCGGGAGGAGAACAGCCAGTACAGGCAGTATGCCTGATTTCGCATTCTCCGGAAAGGGAGTCAGGATCGCCGCCGTGACAGCCGGTTCCGCGGCAGAGATAGCGGGGCTTAGAGAAGGTGATATAATCACAAGCGTCGCCGGTGTTGAAGTGAAAGGGGTGAAAGAATACTCCGATAAGCTGAAAAACCTTCAACCGGGAGACGCCGTCGAGTTTGTCGTTACCAGGGGAACGGAAAAGATCGTTGTAACGATAATTCTTCAGGAACGGTGA